The genome window CAAGGCCGAGGAGACCGCGCGCCCGCCGCAGGGCGGCGAGTGGTGGATCGTGGGCGCGGCGGGCGTCGTCGTCGCCGCGCTGGCAACACCGATCGTGAGCCTGCTGCTGCGGTCGGTGTCCACCCGGGACGGCTGGAGCCTGGCCGGCTACCGCGCCCTGGCGGGCACCGGCGAGCGCGGCACGCTCCAGGTCTCCGGCATCGACGCGGCGCTGAACTCGGTGCGCACCGCGGCGGATGCGACCTGGCTGTCCCTGCTGATCGGGCTGCTGGCCTCGTTCGTGCTGATCGGCGTGCAGCGCCGGACGACGGCGGAGCTGCTGGACACGGTGCTGATGCTGCCGCTGGGCGTGTCGGCGGTGACCGTCGGCTTCGGCTACCTCGTCACTCTCGACGCCCTGCCCGGCGACCTGCGCACCTCGCCGCTGCTGGTGCCCTTCGCGCAGGCGCTGGTCGTGACGCCGCTGGTGATCCGCATGGTGCTGCCGGTGCTGCGGTCCATCGACACCCGCCTGCGGCAGGCCGCGGCGACGCTCGGCGCGAACCCCTGGCGGGTGCGGTGGGAGATCGACGTGCCGCTGGCGGCGCGGGCGGTGGTCGCGGCGGCCGGCTTCGGCTTCGTGGTCGCCCTCGGCGAGTTCGGCGCCACGAGCTTCCTGGCCCGGCCGGACGCGCCGACGCTGCCGGTCGCCATCGGCAGGCTCGTCTCCCGGCCGGGGGAGCTCAACAGCCAGATGGCCTACGCGGCGTGCGCGCTGCTGATGATCGTCACCATCGTCGCGGTGATCGCCATCGAGCGCGTGCGGGGCCGCACCGAGTCGGTGGGGGAGTTCTGATGCGATCGCTGGTTCGCCGGGTGGGTTTGCCGCCGGTTCCTGGCGCTGATGCCGGTCGTCGAGTGGCTTCGACGTGTTTCTTGGGGTGCTTCTGATGGGGCTGGACGTCCGTGACCTGTCCGTCCGCTACGGGCCGTTGACCGCGGTGTCCGAAGTGGACGTCGAACTGGCCGACGGCGAGGTGCTGGCGCTTCTCGGGCCGTCGGGCTGCGGCAAGTCGACCCTGCTGCGCGCCGTTGCCGGACTGGAACGTCCATCGACGGGAAGCGTGCACTGGGACGGCACCGACCTCGCGCGGGTGCCGGTGCACCGCCGCGGCTTCGGCATGGTGTTCCAGGACGGGCAGCTGTTCCCGCACCGCGACGTGGCGGGCAACGTCGAGTTCGGCCTGCGCATGCGCTCGGTGAGCCGTGCGCGGCGCACCGCGAGGGTGGCGGAGCTGCTCGAGCTCGTCGGCCTCGCGGGCTACGAGCGGCGTCGGGTCACCGAGCTGTCCGGCGGCGAGGCGCAACGCGTGGCGCTGGCCCGCGCCCTCGCCGCCGACCCGCGGCTGCTGCTGCTCGACGAACCCCTGTCGGCCCTCGACCGCATGCTGCGCGAACAGCTCGCCGTCGACCTGGCCGCGCTGCTCGCCCGCGACGACGCCACCGCCATCGTCGTCACCCACGACCACGACGAGGCGTTCACCCTGGCCGACCGGGTGGCCGTCATGGCGCGCGGGCGGATCCTGCAGGTCGACACCCCGGCCCGGCTCTGGCAGCGCCCCGCAGGCGACGAAGTCGCCGAGTTCCTCGGCTGCACGACGTTGCTGCCGGCGCAGGTCCGCGACGGAGTCGCGACCTGCGCGCTCGGCGCCGTCGCCGTGGCGGAGCCCGACGGCGAGGCGCGTCTCGGCCTGCGCGCCGCAGGCGTGCGGGCCGAGCGGCTCGCGGGCGGCGCGGGCGGCGGCGGGGGCGCCGCTGGCGGCGACGGGGCCGACGCCGGGGGCGTCGCCGACGCCAGGGGCGGCGGGGCGGACGCCGGGGGCGTCGGGACGGCATCGTTGAGCCTGGGGAACGGCAACGGTGGTCACCCCGTCGCCGTCCGGACGCACCGGCGCACCGGCACCGTGACCTCGACGGATGCCGTGGTCGGCACCGTGCGTGAGCGCGTGCACCGCCACGACCACGTGCGCCTGGCCGTCGCGGTGCCGGAGGCACCGGAGGTCGG of Saccharopolyspora erythraea contains these proteins:
- a CDS encoding ABC transporter permease; amino-acid sequence: MARGGAGLTAPAQAGSGHRIAVGVAAAVVLGFLGLFFAWPVAAILGLGADGGVTGVLADPATWRLVAFTLGQAAGSTLLALLAGMPLAYVLARLAIPGKTVLRAMIMVPFVLPTLVVGMAFRALLGGDDGVSVLGIMLANGFFNVAVVARTVGGLWTHLDRRVEDTARSLGASRLRAFTSVTLPALLPALGSALAVVFLFCSTSFGVVLVLGGGRYRTLETEIYLRTVQLLDLRGAAALSLLQLAAIVAALVIAALARRRRETALRLRKAEETARPPQGGEWWIVGAAGVVVAALATPIVSLLLRSVSTRDGWSLAGYRALAGTGERGTLQVSGIDAALNSVRTAADATWLSLLIGLLASFVLIGVQRRTTAELLDTVLMLPLGVSAVTVGFGYLVTLDALPGDLRTSPLLVPFAQALVVTPLVIRMVLPVLRSIDTRLRQAAATLGANPWRVRWEIDVPLAARAVVAAAGFGFVVALGEFGATSFLARPDAPTLPVAIGRLVSRPGELNSQMAYAACALLMIVTIVAVIAIERVRGRTESVGEF
- a CDS encoding ABC transporter ATP-binding protein, translated to MGLDVRDLSVRYGPLTAVSEVDVELADGEVLALLGPSGCGKSTLLRAVAGLERPSTGSVHWDGTDLARVPVHRRGFGMVFQDGQLFPHRDVAGNVEFGLRMRSVSRARRTARVAELLELVGLAGYERRRVTELSGGEAQRVALARALAADPRLLLLDEPLSALDRMLREQLAVDLAALLARDDATAIVVTHDHDEAFTLADRVAVMARGRILQVDTPARLWQRPAGDEVAEFLGCTTLLPAQVRDGVATCALGAVAVAEPDGEARLGLRAAGVRAERLAGGAGGGGGAAGGDGADAGGVADARGGGADAGGVGTASLSLGNGNGGHPVAVRTHRRTGTVTSTDAVVGTVRERVHRHDHVRLAVAVPEAPEVGRVEAVAGTADAPGVGEAVRLSLDPDGVAVVGP